In Rosa chinensis cultivar Old Blush unplaced genomic scaffold, RchiOBHm-V2 RchiOBHmChr0c28, whole genome shotgun sequence, a genomic segment contains:
- the LOC112181337 gene encoding synaptonemal complex protein 1 — MTAVICLFLADAMIKNFEETLATNRLATESLNTKLGEVHLELKLKEDEIRRLITGQENLETEKYDLHMSNNDLVKRLDMSVLEIKNLEGFVHVLAAHLAELDRVSLNFLEKFDKLNSVYEACFRLVNQERDLSAKLANRQYDQLHVRFLNLTSEKDAIQLVNQELNNKVMELQKVQESIMAQLSEECRIARERIQKLEFEAEALVSKKIETEKLVSELELQIDSLSESSRSSENKRQILLLKISALETENKDNTEKLQAEIQKKAEQIDGLLKQGETHEQHVDLMDKQVSQLHSTLEEKEQLIVQYKEREKNLEEQITENLASLTAAEIKLVEDKKHYDLMLESKQLELSRHLKDISQRNDQKYEVEKLEIVNMEKQKAEKLVRERAIECEKKLEECREESRQHLMHVQEEHTALVSSLQQEHDKKERSIKAKHSEELKQIQLQAENELREKISSMRNEHEAQLKALRLQHEDEIKKLQEDLDLQKSKEEKQRALLQLQWKVMSDKPEEEQEVNSKKEYSISSRRNPVVRRRGQRSLRRPEHEKDSPLVGAKQTPVSTLLKKASENINSPTVMNISKHHKKVIRDEYEVETGNGRTIKRKLRSTVMFEDPRKHKRTSTPKVKSPRSVVKGSKGEGQPRPSNIVDLFSKGSLNPYADDPYAFD; from the exons ATGACGGCAGTCATATGTCTTTTCCTTGCAGATGCTATGATTAAGAACTTTGAAGAAACTCTAGCAACTAATAGGTTGGCTACAGAGAGTCTGAACACTAAATTGGGTGAGGTGCATCTTGAGTTAAAGTTGAAAGAGGACGAAATCAGACGTTTGATAACTGGTCAGGAGAACTTGGAAACAGAAAAGTATGATCTTCATATGAGCAACAATGACCTTGTTAAGAGATTAGATATGTCAGTCCTTGAGATAAAGAATCTTGAAGGTTTTGTTCATGTGTTGGCTGCACATTTGGCTGAATTGGACAGAGTTAGTTTGAACTTTCTAGAAAAGTTTGATAAGCTAAACTCTGTCTACGAGGCTTGCTTCCGGTTGGTCAATCAGGAGAGAGACCTTTCTGCCAAGCTTGCTAATAGACAGTATGATCAACTGCACGTCAGGTTCTTGAACTTGACATCAGAAAAAGATGCTATACAATTGGTAAATCAGGAGTTGAACAATAAGGTCATGGAACTTCAGAAAGTTCAGGAGTCTATTATGGCACAACTTTCAGAGGAATGCCGTATAGCCAGGGAGAGGATACAGAAGTTGGAGTTTGAAGCTGAAGCTCTGGTCTCAAAGAAGATTGAAACAGAGAAGTTGGTGTCTGAATTAGAACTGCAAATTGATTCTCTGTCAGAAAGTTCAAGATCATCTGAGAATAAAAGG CAAATTCTGTTGCTGAAAATCTCAGCACTAGAAACTGAGAATAAAGATAATACAGAGAAACTACAAGCAGAGATACAGAAGAAAGCGGAACAAATAGATGGTTTACTGAAGCAAGGTGAAACACATGAGCAGCATGTAGATTTGATGGATAAACAAGTCAGCCAGCTTCATAGCACACTAGAGGAAAAGGAGCAACTTATTGTGCAATATAAGGAACGAGAGAAGAATCTGGAAGAACAGATCACAGAG AATCTTGCATCGCTGACTGCTGCTGAAATTAAACTTGTGGAAGATAAGAAGCACTATGACCTCATGCTTGAGAGTAAACAACTAGAACTGTCAAGGCATTTGAAAGACATATCTCAGAGGAATGACCAG AAGTATGAGGTGGAGAAGCTGGAGATAGTTAACATGGAAAAGCAAAAG GCAGAAAAACTTGTTCGAGAAAGGGCGATAGAATGTGAGAAAAAACTTGAAGAATGCAGAGAAGAATCTAGGCAGCACTTAATGCATGTTCAGGAGGAACATACTGCGCTG GTCAGTAGTCTTCAGCAGGAGCATGATAAAAAGGAACGAAGTATAAAAGCTAAACACAGTGAAGAGCTAAAGCAGATCCAACTTCAAGCTGAAAACGAGTTGAGAGAG AAAATTTCATCAATGAGGAATGAACATGAAGCCCAACTGAAAGCTTTGAGGCTTCAGCATGAAGATGAGATTAAGAAGCTTCAGGAGGACTTGGATCTTCAAAAGTCCAAA GAGGAGAAGCAGAGGGCATTACTGCAATTGCAGTGGAAAGTTATGAGTGATAAGCCAGAAGAGGAGCAAGAAGTGAATTCAAAGAAG GAATACTCAATTTCGTCAAGGAGAAACCCTGTTGTGAGAAGGAGAGGTCAGCGTTCTCTGAGAAGACCAGAGCATGAGAAA GATTCACCTCTAGTGGGAGCAAAACAAACACCTGTGTCAACACTGTTGAAGAAAGCTTCAGAGAATATCAATTCACCAACTGTAATGAATATTTCAAAGCACCACAAAAAG GTAATTCGTGACGAATATGAAGTTGAAACTGGTAATGGAAGAACTATTAAACGGAAATTAAGAAGCACAGTCATGTTTGAG GATCCAAGAAAACATAAGAGGACAAGTACACCAAAAGTCAAAAGCCCCAGGAGTGTGGTCAAG GGATCTAAGGGAGAGGGTCAACCACGTCCTTCAAACATCGTTGACCTGTTTTCTAAAGGGTCTCTGAATCCATATGCTGATGATCCATATGCATTTGATTAA
- the LOC112181338 gene encoding LOW QUALITY PROTEIN: tRNA dimethylallyltransferase 9 (The sequence of the model RefSeq protein was modified relative to this genomic sequence to represent the inferred CDS: substituted 1 base at 1 genomic stop codon) → MYYSSDYSVGQFYDDARQATRCILDNGRVPIVTSGTGLYLRWLIYGKPDVPKASKEIASEVSFELADLERNGHWDAAVQLVIKAGDPKAQFLAANDWYRLRRSLEIIKSSRSPPSAFEVPYDSFRKECDSSVVDTNDISSSANVVEEVKSKELDYDFIXFFLSNQRVDLYRSIDWRCEDMVSGTDGILSEARWLLDADLIPNSNSATRAIGYRNFIIIQTIILDFFFH, encoded by the exons ATGTATTATTCTTCAGACTACTCCGTTGGACAATTTTATGACGATGCAAGGCAAGCTACAAGGTGTATTCTTGATAATGGGCGTGTTCCCATAGTTACTAGTGGCACTGGATTGTACTTGCGATG GTTAATATATGGAAAACCAGATGTTCCCAAAGCCTCAAAAGAGATCGCATCTGAAGTGTCTTTTGAGTTGGCAGATTTAGAAAGAAATGGACACTGGGATGCAGCTGTGCAGTTGGTGATCAAAGCAGGTGACCCTAAGGCTCAATTTTTGGCTGCTAATGATTGGTACCGATTAAGACGCAGCCTGGAGATCATCAAG TCTAGTAGATCACCTCCATCTGCCTTCGAAGTACCGTATGATTCTTTCCGCAAAGAATGTGATTCTAGTGTAGTAGACACTAATGACATTAGTTCCTCTGCTAATGTTGTGGAGGAAGTTAAATCAAAGGAATTGGACTATGACTTCATTTGATTTTTCCTCTCAAACCAAAGGGTTGATCTATACAGATCAATTGATTGGCGATGTGAAGATATGGTGTCAG GAACTGATGGTATCTTGTCTGAGGCTAGATGGCTTCTTGATGCGGATCTTATTCCAAATTCCAATTCAGCAACCAGAGCAATTGGTTACAGAAACTTTATTATTATTCAAACAAtcattcttgattttttttttcattag